The Betta splendens chromosome 7, fBetSpl5.4, whole genome shotgun sequence genome includes a window with the following:
- the stat6 gene encoding signal transducer and activator of transcription 6 isoform X4 — protein sequence MAQWTRMSQIIPVLSYDTINSLYPVSTFPIEARHYLSEWIESQRWDDFTLEKMEQEGQAGFLLDQTISLLQHVALQSANVVDRMKLMQISRNMTSLKHSPLRFAVMIRDILRKERVLMSSQPTPAFQAPPNQLPMVQDLEDLSAKVAKVQEIRQQTHQVQEELNWQYDKVENPHEPKTAEMKSQIQKLEFIVESAARERVALLKTCVDCLDRCQNQLITRLKDWRLEQYKASIGCPFDDNLNTLQSGCEQLLEYNGRLRQELMLTGDLGPEHERLEQLLHILVQSSLVVDKQPPQVIKTQSKFSSTVRYLLGQKVVPGKPVVLKAQIINELQARNLDSVPGCSDNVGELINNNAILEHNSATKSTLATFRNMSIRRIKRADRKGSESVTEEKFAILFTTEINITGCSSPYKIQMISLPVVVIVHGSQDINALATIIWDCAFSERDRVPFVVPERVPWALMCSTLNSKFSSEVQTDHSLDQYNQLFLAQKIFDKPDFIDDFSKMMVSWTQFNKDPLPGRQFTFWMWFEGAMELTKKHLRTYWSSGVIFGFIGKQHLHLILKDRPNGTFLLRFSDSEIGGITIAYVSATENGGQIIQNIQPFTKRDLEIRSLGDRIRDINHITYLYPEFPKDDVFKQFYTAEHQPLPPGGYIPATLHTIVGTDPGSDTPNACPPAMTPMAVNPVQTLQPFSPQESIAPQDMDTGPDVFRPVIPADLDLDSILETLNAGENCLDTKQ from the exons ATGGCCCAGTGGACACGTATGAGCCAGATTATCCCGGTTCTGTCCTATGACACGATCAACAGCCTCTACCCCGTGTCCACCTTCCCCATCGAAGCCAGACATTATTTATCCGAATGGATCGAGAGCCAGCGATG GGACGACTTCACGCTGGAAAAGATGGAGCAGGAGGGCCAGGCCGGGTTTCTGCTGGACCAGACCATCAGCCTGCTGCAGCATGTGGCTCTGCAGAGCGCCAACGTAGTGGACAGGATGAAGCTGATGCAGATCAGCAGGAACATG ACGTCGCTGAAGCACAGCCCGCTGCGGTTTGCAGTGATGATCAGGGACATCCTGCGGAAGGAGCGCGTCCTCATGTCTTCG CAGCCCACGCCTGCGTTCCAGGCCCCTCCCAATCAGCTGCCCATGGTGCAGGACCTGGAGGACCTGTCTGCCAAAGTGGCCAAGGTCCAGGAAATCCGACAGCAGACTCACcaggtgcaggaggagctgaactgGCAGTACGACAAAGTGGAGAACCCGCACG AGCCCAAAACGGCAGAAATGAAGAGCCAGATCCAGAAGCTGGAGTTCATCGTAGAATCAGCAGCCAGA GAACGTGTCGCGCTGCTGAAGACGTGCGTGGACTGTCTGGACCGGTGTCAGAACCAGCTGATCACGCGGCTGAaggactggaggctggagcagtACAAGGCCTCCATCGGCTGCCCCTTCGACGACAACCTCAACACGCTGCAGTCCGG GTGTGAGCAGCTGCTCGAGTACAACGGGAGGCTGAggcaggagctgatgctgacGGGAGACCTGGGCCCGGAGCACGAGAGACTGGAGCAACTGCTGCACATTCTGGTCCAAAG CTCGCTCGTGGTGGATAAGCAGCCGCCTCAAGTCATCAAGACTCAGTCCAAGTTCTCCAGTACTGTGCGGTACCTGCTGGGGCAGAAGGTCGTCCCCGGGAAGCCTGTGGTGCTGAAGGCGCAAATCATTAACGAACTGCAGGCCAGGAACCTGGATAGTGTACCCGG CTGCAGTGACAACGTTGGGGAGCTGATCAACAACAACGCCATCCTCGAACACAACTCGGCCACCAAGAGCACGTTGGCCACCTTCAGGAACATG TCCATCAGGAGGATCAAGAGGGCCGACAGGAAGGGGTCCGAGTCGGTCACGGAGGAGAAGTTCGCCATTCTGTTCACCACCGAGATCAACATCACGGGCTGCAGCTCTCCGTACAAGATACAG ATGATCTCACTGCCGGTGGTGGTCATAGTTCACGGGAGCCAAGACATCAACGCTCTGGCCACCATCATATGGGACTGCGCCTTTTCTGAGCGG GACCGAGTGCCGTTCGTGGTGCCGGAGCGCGTCCCGTGGGCGCTGATGTGCAGCACCCTCAACAGTAAGTTCTCCTCCGAGGTGCAGACggaccacagtctggaccaGTACAACCAGCTGTTTTTGGCCCAGAAGATCTTTGACAAGCCCGACTTCATAGACGACTTCAGCAAGATGATGGTCTCCTGGACCCAGTTTAATAAG GACCCGTTGCCCGGGCGACAGTTTACCTTCTGGATGTGGTTTGAGGGCGCGATGGAGCTGACGAAGAAGCACCTGAGAACCTACTGGAGCTCAGG GGTCATATTTGGGTTCATTGGGAAGCAGCATCTACACCTGATTCTCAAAGACAGGCCCAATGGGACGTTCTTGCTCCGATTCAGTGACTCTGAGATTGGAGGAATCACCATCGCTTACGTGTCTGCCACCGAGA ATGGGGGTCAGATCATCCAGAACATCCAGCCCTTCACCAAAAGAGACCTAGAGATCCGTAGCCTTGGCGACCGCATCCGCGACATCAACCACATAACTTACCTGTATCCAGAATTCCCCAAGGATGATGTTTTCAAGCAATTCTACACAG cagagcatCAACCGCTGCCTCCTGGCGGTTACATCCCGGCGACGCTGCATACGATAGTTGGCAC ggaccCTGGCTCAGACACCCCCAACGCCTGTCCTCCTGCTATGACACCCATGGCGGTGAACCCCGT GCAAACGTTGCAGCCGTTCAGCCCACAAGAGTCCATCGCTCCTCAGGACATGGACACCGGACCTGACGTCTTCCGTCCTGTTAT ACCTGCAGACCTGGATCTAGACAGCATCCTGGAAACCCTGAATGCCGGTGAAAACTGTTTGGACACTAAACAGTGA